The following DNA comes from Methanosarcina vacuolata Z-761.
CTCTCCAAGCACTGAGCGCCAGGTCAATCCCAATGGCAATTATTACGCTTACCTCCTGATGAATAAAATCGGTTTATCGAAAAATTATAACAGGATTGAACCGGGACAGCGGGTAAATGTCAGTTTTTCTGCGAGATCGGATGAGTCTGAGGAGATAGAAGACGATTATTCCAGTGGTGCACTGATTGTCTATGACCCCAGGCATTTCATTACAAAGGAAATCTCCGAAATTCCCTGTGATCTTCTGGGCTACAATGAAGTAAGCCCAAAGCCGGAAGCAAACCGTCTTGTAACAACCAGGCTGGGAAAACCCGTAATCACAGTCTGGAGACTTGGCCTTGGCCGGGTTGCAGCTATTACAACTGACAATGGATACGGTAATGGAATTCCTTGGGCTCATGCGCTGTACTCCGGAAACGACAGTCTTGTGATTACAAGAACCCTGAACTGGGCAGTTGCGGATATCGAGATGTACGAGAGCCTCCAGTTAAAAATTCCTGACCTTAAAATAAACCAGCAGGGCAGGGTCCTTATTACAACCAGGGAAGAAGGAATTCCTGAGCTTTATTTTGACAAAAAGCCTATGGAAATAACACCTCTCGGAAACAATATGTACGAATCATATGTCACCCCAACCACCTTTGGACTCCATAAAATATCCGAAAAGCCTGCTGGCGTAAATCATACTGAGGAATTTATACCTGAAAGCTTCGGCATCGAAGATATTTCATGGAGACCTGCCTCTGCGAACTGCCCTGATGAGTATATGCATGTAGGCGAAAACCCATTATTCCGAACAGCCCTGCTCGAAAACGGCGGAAAAATTTATACAGCAGCCGATATTTATTCCCGGATAACAACCGATTCCATGACCCGTACCGAAAAGAAAGCCGTGGCAAAAATAATGTATACTAAATATATCCTTGTGCTTGCCTTTCTCATATATCTGATATATACGGTATATCACACCTATAACACCCGTATGAAGTAAGCTGTATTCCAGGTTGATTTTCATCTGCATAAGGCCAATTTCATCTGCAATTACTTTACCTGTATTCTTTTATTCTGGAACTTTCTTTCAGAGACTTTTTAATATCGTCTGGGACCGTCAAAATATAACATGGATTCCGATAACAGTTGACCGTCATCTTTCAAAAAACAAGAAAACAATAAAAAATCTTGAAAATAATAAAAAGTCTCTTCTTTAATTCTGAAATAATATTCTCTTATATCTTACTAAAAATTTTGAGTTGTTTCAGAGCGTAGTTTACAAGATTGTACGATCATTAAATTAATGAAACAAGCGTTTGTTTAATGAACTAAAGTTAGCAAGATACACAAAAAAAGAGAAATAAAATAAGGTTAACTGTTAAAAATATTATATACAATAACTGTGTAGTATAAATTGCGTTCTCATCTCTTTAACACCCCACTAGCAAAGAGCACCTACTCCAGAACATTACTCCACAATAAGGGATATAGAAAGAGAAATTCGCAACGATGAGTCAAGTACCTCAATACCTCTTCCCCAACTATAATAAAGTGAGTCTCTTGAATACCGTTCGGAACTCCCAGGTTTTTTCGGATGAGAACGCTACCTCATTTTATAAAAAATTTTTAAGAACGTTACAAGTACCTTTTATCTGGGCGACATCCGAGTCCTTCGCTCGCTTTCCGTCATCCGAGTTCGTTATTTGAGCATTGTATGCCAGTTCAAATTAATTATTCCTGGCAACAATACTTTGATATTGTACTTGAATCATTCTTAAGTATATCCGGCATCAATGCAAGGAGAGTTTGGCTCCAAACGATAATCGTGTATACTCTGGTTTACAAAGAGAGGATCTGCATAGATGTCTGTACTTGATGTGCAGTTTCGGTAGTTACCTGCAGAGTTATTGTACAAACAGTTATTTTCCAACACAAAAGTGTGTGTTTCAGGTAGATAATTGATTACTGCATATCCGGTTCCCTCAGGGTCTGTTTTGCACTTCTGAGTATTTACGATTATGTTGTTACGAACAACTGTTGTGTATTTTGTGCCTATGGATGAAAGACTGAGACGAGCTTCATAGGTAGGAGAAACGTGGGATCCTGTAGGTAACATATGAATAATTGCCGCATTATACACCCCGTCAAAGATATTGTTTTCGATGAGAGTATCGTAAAACCCACTTGTTATTATACCTCCTACCAGGTCAATATTTGGGTTCATGCCAGTATTATAAAAGATATTATTAAAAATATGGACATTCTGGGCTTCTTCCCTGGGATAAGAATCTAACCAACCTATTAACCAGATTCCAGACCCATAAGTATCATGGATAGTATTGTTATATATTTCTACATCGTTAACGACACCTGTTGTTTTTTCAACCATAATGCCAGAACCACCTGCACTCCAGTGATAAAAGGAATCGATTACGTTATCATGAAACTTCACATGATTTGAATTTAAAACTCTAAGACCACAATCCGTTCTGATGGTTATTTTATTGTCCCATGTCTCTAAATTCTGACAATCTTCTGCAAAAAAAGCATTGTGGCCCGTTTTATACACAGAGTTATTGTAAAATTGAACCTTGGAACTGTGGTCTATTTTCAATCCGTCTCCGTGTCCATCGTGCATGTACATATCATGAACTTGAATGTCCGTGGAATTGCAGAACTGGATCATATTGTAAAATCCATATCCATTCGTTTTATCTAGATTATTGTCATGGTTTCCGTCTATTTCAAACCCTTTTATAGTTACTCCATTTATTTTGTTACTGTCCATCTGAGTTATCAGTGGCTTATCAACTGCCCAGCCCGCGTTGTCTATAAGTTTAATTACAGCTGTAGGATCGCCTTCCAGGGTCGTGTTATTTCCAATAAAAATACTATCCGAGATGACGTATGTATATGGGCCTTTTAAATGAACAGTTGTAAACTGAGGATCTTCCGCAACATATTTAAGAGCTTGATTTATCTCGACCTGATCATCAATTCCATCGCAGTTGAAGTCTCCACTTCCATCTCCAGTTACAGACACCGTCTTATTCTGTATGAGGTTACCATAGCATAGATTATCCAAATATAATGGATTGTATGTGGTATTATTTTCCGTCATTGTAGCCGTACTATTTTGTTCAGTAACTGCAGATGTCGTAGATGAAAAGAAAATTAGGAATAAAATCAGAATTGACGACATTAAGTTTACTGAAAAATACTTGTCCACCCGTTTCATTATTATATGCCCTGATCATTTATTCTTTATTAAAAAATATTGATATTATTTTGGAAAATTATATAGTTAAACTTTTCCATTAAAGAACAGTATTTTAATATTAATATAATTTAAGAGAATTTATAGTATTGTTTTAAATTTGCTGTAAAATAAAAGTCAATATTTTGTATGCTGAAGGATAAACACATCTTTTGATATTGAATTCTCCAAACAATAACTTTTGAGATTTATAGTTTTCAAAAAGTCGGCACATTATGAAATACCACACTACTGAATTCTTTATGGTGGCAAAAGGCTCTGTCCTTCTAAAGTGCAACTCTCGCTGTCCTCCCGAAGCTAAATTAGTTTCTTTATCTAGAAATTACCCCTCTTGAGCGAACGAAGTGAGCGAAAAGGGCACCGTCCTCCCGAGACGGAACTCGGGTGACGGAACTCGGGTGACGGAACTCGGGTGACGGAACTCGGGTGACGGAACTCGGGTGACGGAACTCGGGTGACGAAACGCAATTCGGATGTAGAAACCCTTAAAATAGTGTAAAAGCTTAAAACAGAAGGGTAATGGAAATGCTTTACCGAAAAGTACCAGAGAACGGAGATGAACTTTCTATACTTGGGTTTGGGTGCATGCGCCTTGCGGTCAGGGACGGAAAGATAGATGAAGAAAGAGCTACCCGGCAAGTTAGATACGCAATCGATCACGGAATAAACTATATCGACACGGCCTGGCCGTATCATATGGGAGAAAGCGAGCCTTTCCTTGGCCGGGCCCTTGCAGATGGATACCGAGAAAAAATTAAACTTGCTACAAAGCTTCCCTCCTGGACAATAAAAAGTAGGGAGGATATGGACAGGATCCTGAATGCCCAGCTTGAAAGGCTCAGGACTGACCATATCGATTATTATCTTGTGCATGGACTTGTTGGGCTTTTATGGGACAAAATGGAAAAACTTGGA
Coding sequences within:
- a CDS encoding right-handed parallel beta-helix repeat-containing protein, which gives rise to MSVTGDGSGDFNCDGIDDQVEINQALKYVAEDPQFTTVHLKGPYTYVISDSIFIGNNTTLEGDPTAVIKLIDNAGWAVDKPLITQMDSNKINGVTIKGFEIDGNHDNNLDKTNGYGFYNMIQFCNSTDIQVHDMYMHDGHGDGLKIDHSSKVQFYNNSVYKTGHNAFFAEDCQNLETWDNKITIRTDCGLRVLNSNHVKFHDNVIDSFYHWSAGGSGIMVEKTTGVVNDVEIYNNTIHDTYGSGIWLIGWLDSYPREEAQNVHIFNNIFYNTGMNPNIDLVGGIITSGFYDTLIENNIFDGVYNAAIIHMLPTGSHVSPTYEARLSLSSIGTKYTTVVRNNIIVNTQKCKTDPEGTGYAVINYLPETHTFVLENNCLYNNSAGNYRNCTSSTDIYADPLFVNQSIHDYRLEPNSPCIDAGYT